Proteins encoded within one genomic window of Oryza glaberrima chromosome 12, OglaRS2, whole genome shotgun sequence:
- the LOC127757856 gene encoding UPF0481 protein At3g47200-like — MERSDSHDSNPDKDSTEVATEEMHISRESIRLVRQAMTAAAAALQSVQPNRPISRLSVTDMNRKLSSLDSGSSYTIFRIPGYVREEYKKLYEPQLVSIGPYFRGQEELRAMEQQKWRYLRSFRNRYQHRKNVSTSVALDDIVGEVRKVNALVCYSERTGICDDNNDDFVEMLLLDGCFILELLFRWAKPGSTKQPDPLREVGWVLNLLQSDLILLENQIPFAVLRGLYTLINGSDRLLVELVLQFLKSKSTFLCTPPDPNNDRPQFDHLASQDFHHLLHLFNDAYVPGSRETASSSVPEGSLEVASPGFEGSYETAPSPVPEGSHEAASSSVPEGSLEVVCTSAPAPLAEGSDGAASTTVHERRNGLPPLMKIPSVSELLMVGVKFEMSPGDITQITFDVNKGIMKMPRIVIDQAGLPLLINLVAFEQSRGHRAGTREPLTSYVALMSSLIKSGEDVSILQRSGIIVNLLSDDDEAAINYFSRLGQVCTINYRDNLFAELFNHVNRYHEHKWNKHLAKFKRDYCNSPQSFAAFLVGIILTLASVFGAVMAGCNYFKPKK, encoded by the coding sequence ATGGAGCGTAGTGATTCCCACGACTCCAATCCAGACAAAGATTCCACTGAAGTTGCAACGGAGGAAATGCACATTTCCCGAGAATCCATTCGGCTCGTTCGGCAGGCCATGACTGCAGCTGCGGCTGCGTTGCAGTCCGTGCAGCCGAACAGACCAATTAGCAGATTGAGCGTAACCGACATGAACAGAAAGCTCTCCTCTTTAGACAGTGGCAGCTCCTACACGATCTTCCGGATCCCTGGCTATGTTCGCGAGGAGTACAAGAAGCTGTATGAGCCGCAGCTGGTGTCAATCGGCCCATACTTCCGGGGACAGGAAGAGCTCCGCGCCATGGAGCAGCAAAAGTGGCGCTACCTTCGCTCTTTCCGAAATCGCTACCAGCACCGGAAGAACGTATCGACGAGCGTCGCGCTCGATGATATCGTGGGGGAAGTTCGAAAAGTCAATGCGCTCGTCTGCTATAGCGAAAGGACAGGCATCTGCGACGACAACAACGATGACTTTGTGGAGATGCTGCTCCTCGACGGTTGCTTCATCCTCGAGTTATTGTTTAGGTGGGCCAAGCCGGGAAGTACTAAACAGCCTGACCCACTACGCGAGGTCGGCTGGGTCCTCAACTTGCTGCAGTCAGATCTCATCCTCCTCGAGAACCAGATTCCTTTTGCCGTACTTCGTGGCCTCTATACTCTCATCAACGGTAGTGACAGACTTCTTGTCGAACTTGTTCTCCAGTTTCTCAAGTCAAAGAGCACTTTCTTGTGCACACCACCGGATCCGAATAATGATAGACCCCAATTCGACCACTTAGCCTCTCAAGACTTCCACCATTTGCTCCATCTCTTTAACGACGCGTACGTGCCGGGGTCTCGTGAGACTGCATCTTCATCAGTGCCCGAGGGGTCTCTAGAGGTTGCATCGCCGGGGTTCGAGGGGTCTTATGAGACTGCACCTTCACCCGTGCCCGAGGGATCTCATGAGGCTGCATCTTCATCAGTGCCCGAGGGGTCTCTTGAGGTTGTATGTACATCTGCACCCGCACCCCTGGCTGAGGGGTCTGATGGGGCTGCATCTACAACCGTACACGAGAGGCGGAATGGCTTGCCGCCTCTGATGAAGATACCCAGCGTGTCCGAACTGCTCATGGTCGGCGTTAAGTTCGAGATGTCGCCCGGCGATATAACCCAGATAACATTCGATGTTAATAAGGGCATCATGAAGATGCCGCGCATCGTGATAGATCAGGCGGGACTGCCGCTGCTCATCAATCTAGTAGCCTTCGAGCAGAGCAGAGGTCACAGGGCTGGAACTCGAGAGCCTTTGACGAGCTACGTGGCGCTCATGTCGTCGCTCATCAAATCAGGAGAAGACGTTTCCATTCTACAGCGCAGCGGCATAATTGTAAACCTACTGTCCGACGATGACGAGGCAGCCATCAACTACTTTAGCCGTCTCGGCCAGGTGTGCACCATAAACTACCGTGATAACCTGTTCGCTGAACTGTTCAATCATGTGAACCGATACCATGAACACAAATGGAACAAGCACTTGGCGAAGTTTAAACGTGACTACTGTAACAGTCCACAGTCATTTGCCGCGTTCTTAGTCGGAATCATACTTACTTTGGCCTCCGTCTTCGGCGCAGTAATGGCCGGCTGCAATTATTTTAAGCCGAAAAAGTAG